One genomic window of Denticeps clupeoides chromosome 14, fDenClu1.1, whole genome shotgun sequence includes the following:
- the LOC114803227 gene encoding microtubule-associated protein RP/EB family member 3-like isoform X1 produces the protein MAVNVYSTSMTIENLSRHDMLAWVNDSLQLTYTKIEQLCSGAAYCQFMDMLFPGCILLKKVKFQARLEHEYIHNFKVLQAAFKRMNVDKIIPVEKLVKGKFQDNFEFVQWFKKFFDANYDGKDYEPQLARQGQDVTPPPFPGELTFYKPKKPPAGPGPQRTSPTAPKTMPTPQRTHNTTVAAAIRRNPVVARNGGGDAEIMELNQQLMDLKLTVDGLEKERDFYFSKLRDIELICQEHESENNPVLAKIVDILYATEDGFAPPEDEEVDEQPHDQDEY, from the exons ATGGCGGTGAATGTGTACTCCACGTCCATGACCATTGAGAACCTCAGCAGACATGACATGCTGGCCTGGGTCAACGATTCTCTGCAGCTCACCTACACCAAGATAGAGCAGCTATGCTCAG GAGCTGCATATTGTCAGTTCATGGACATGCTGTTCCCTGGCTGTATCCTGCTGAAGAAGGTGAAGTTCCAGGCTCGGCTCGAGCACGAGTACATCCACAACTTCAAAGTGCTGCAGGCAGCCTTCAAGCGCATGAACGTGGACAAG ATAATTCCAGTGGAGAAGCTTGTTAAAGGGAAGTTCCAGGACAACTTTGAGTTTGTCCAATGGTTCAAGAAGTTCTTTGACGCAAATTATGATGGCAAAGACTACGAACCCCAGCTTGCCCGACAGGGTCAAGATGTCACGCCACCACCCTTTCCAGGTGAACTCACTTTCTACAAACCCAAGAAACCCCCTGCGGGCCCAG GGCCACAGCGGACGTCGCCGACAGCTCCCAAAACCATGCCCACCCCCCAGCGGACTCACAACACCACTGTGGCTGCTGCCATCAGACGGAACCCAGTGGTTGCAAGGAATGGAGGCGGGGATGCGGAGATCATGGAACTGAATCAGCAG CTAATGGATCTGAAGCTTACGGTAGACGgactggagaaagagagagatttctACTTCAGCAAACTCCGAGACATCGAGCTCATCTGCCAGGAGCATGAGAGCGAAAACAACCCCGTCCTCGCCAAGATTGTCGACATTCTTTACGCCACAGAG GATGGCTTTGCCCCCCCAGAGGATGAAGAAGTTGACGAGCAGCCACACGATCAGGATGAATACTGA
- the LOC114803321 gene encoding transmembrane protein 214-like, with amino-acid sequence MASAGKWEVVKKGKKQNSAAAAAATKSAGRKALGESNGSRLDQSHPVKMSESIFESFEKIAKKQNKEQVPPVSEAPQKKQNQGKPNKKPPSSNPPKPSHFKSLEEAMKALDVSELKQQLEKSQSMFPENPSVWLKDLAGYLNYKLPAPDSDPTLCTYAHDYPYSLAGKELRSVIKGLLGKCSDCFQDFFDHCVLTMLRELDRQPGDSLHGYRICIQAIMHDKPKIATVNLAEHLELLRSHQNRPLKCLTIMWALGQAGFYDLSQGLKVWLGIMLPVLGVKSLSAYAIAYLERLLLLHANLTKGFGIMGPKEFFPLLDFAYMPKNSLSPSLQEQLRRLYPRLKVLAFGAKPESLLHTYFPSFLSRATPHCPDTMKKELLISLTECLSVDAQTLGVWRQLYTKYLSQSSLLLNHLLKSWNTLPPKLRKSLQETIQSFKVTNEQMGECDEVQECKTLCNNIQTRMRGQGFPWTRLLLAMLVFAAGFIAHDIRSHGSFADSMTALYLRTSGVSDASQQAWSKVSLYSQGGLRWLEENTPYYYSYVVEKVGPVLEDGWQHMRVAGVFLANQSSELTVWVKENTPRFIEWVNVNTPDSVFQFIEYVKELLLLLQRHYILPAWHYAVESLQHAWKAFQESCNGEVSLLCVQNHVMSFTNSTWLYLQDTTAAIKSWAQDLLSRA; translated from the exons ATGGCTTCGGCGGGCAAGTGGGAGGTGGTGAAGAAAGGCAAGAAGCAGAacagcgcggcggcggcggcggcgacgaaGTCTGCGGGGAGGAAGGCGCTCGGCGAGTCGAACGGGAGCAGGCTGGACCAGTCGC ACCCTGTGAAGATGTCGGAGTCCATCTTTGAAAGCTTTGAGAAGATCGCGAAGAAACAGAACAAGGAGCAGGTGCCACCGGTGTCTGAAGCCCCGCAGAAAAAGCAAAACCAGGGGAAACCGAACAAGAAGCCCCCCTCTAGCAACCCTCCAAAACCGAGCCATTTCAAGAGCCTGGAAGAGGCCATGAAAGCT CTGGATGTGTCAGAACtgaagcagcagctggagaagaGTCAGTCCATGTTCCCTGAGAATCCCTCTGTGTGGCTGAAAGATTTGGCAGGGTACCTCAACTACAAGCTGCCAGCCCCAGACAGCGACCCCACGCTCTGCACCTATGCGCATG ATTACCCATACTCCCTGGCAGGGAAGGAATTGCGAAGTGTCATTAAAGGGCTGCTGGGCAAGTGCAGTGACTGCTTTCAGGACTTCTTTGACCACTGTGTGCTGACCATGCTCAGAGAACTGGACCGGCagccag GTGATTCTCTCCATGGTTACAGAATCTGCATCCAGGCCATCATGCATGACAAGCCCAAAATTGCTACGGTCAACCTGGCGGAA CATCTGGAACTGCTGCGCTCGCACCAGAACCGGCCACTGAAGTGTCTGACCATCATGTGGGCTCTTGGCCAAGCAGGCTTCTACGACCTGAGTCAAGGACTCAAAG TTTGGCTGGGCATCATGCTGCCTGTTCTGGGGGTGAAGTCTCTATCAGCATACGCCATCGCCTACTTGGAACGGTTGCTCTT GCTTCATGCCAACCTGACAAAAGGTTTTGGCATCATGGGACCCAAAGAGTTCTTCCCTCTACTGGACTTTGCCTACATGCCTAAAAACTCCCTGTCACCCAG TTTGCAGGAACAGTTACGCCGTCTCTACCCGCGGCTGAAGGTCCTGGCGTTTGGAGCAAAACCCGAATCCTTGCTGCACACGTACTTCCCATCGTTTCTGTCACGAGCCACCCCACACTGTCCTGATACCATGAAGAAAGAG CTGCTCATCAGTCTGACTGAGTGCTTGTCAGTGGATGCTCAGACTTTAGGTGTCTGGAGGCAACTGTACACCAAATATTTATCCCAGTCCAG CCTGCTATTAAATCACCTTTTGAAGAGCTGGAATACACTGCCACCGAAG CTGCGTAAAAGCCTTCAAGAGACCATCCAGTCATTTAAAGTGACCAATGAGCAGATGGGTGAATGTGATGAGGTGCAGGAATGCAAAACACTGTGCAAT AACATACAGACAAGAATGCGTGGCCAGGGGTTCCCATGGACACGGTTGCTTTTGGCGATGCTGGTCTTCGCTGCTGGCTTCATTGCACATGACATCAGGTCACATGGGTCATTTGCTGACTCAATGACCGCACTCTACCTGCGGACGTCAGGGGTCTCGGATGCATCTCAGCAGGCCTGGAGCAAAGTTTCATTATACAGTCAAGGAGGTTTGAG GTGGCTGGAAGAGAATACACCATATTATTACTCCTATGTTGTGGAGAAGGTTGGCCCAGTACTGGAGGATGGATGGCAGCACATGAGAGTAGCTGGGGTGTTCCTTGCCAATCAGAGCTCCGAACTGACCGTGTGGGTTAAAGAAAACACACCCCGGTTCATTGAGTGG GTGAATGTAAACACACCCGACAGCGTGTTCCAGTTTATAGAATATgtgaaggagctgctgctgcttttgcaACGCCACTACATTCTTCCAGCATGGCACTATGCTGTTGAGAGCCTACAGCATGCATGGAAGGCTTTCCAGGAATCATGCAA tggGGAGGTGTCACTGTTATGTGTCCAGAATCACGTGATGTCATTTACAAACTCTACCTGGCTTTACCTGCAAGACACCACGGCAGCCATCAAGAGCTGGGCTCAGGACTTGCTGTCCCGAGCATGa
- the LOC114803227 gene encoding microtubule-associated protein RP/EB family member 3-like isoform X2 — protein sequence MAVNVYSTSMTIENLSRHDMLAWVNDSLQLTYTKIEQLCSGAAYCQFMDMLFPGCILLKKVKFQARLEHEYIHNFKVLQAAFKRMNVDKIIPVEKLVKGKFQDNFEFVQWFKKFFDANYDGKDYEPQLARQGQDVTPPPFPGPQRTSPTAPKTMPTPQRTHNTTVAAAIRRNPVVARNGGGDAEIMELNQQLMDLKLTVDGLEKERDFYFSKLRDIELICQEHESENNPVLAKIVDILYATEDGFAPPEDEEVDEQPHDQDEY from the exons ATGGCGGTGAATGTGTACTCCACGTCCATGACCATTGAGAACCTCAGCAGACATGACATGCTGGCCTGGGTCAACGATTCTCTGCAGCTCACCTACACCAAGATAGAGCAGCTATGCTCAG GAGCTGCATATTGTCAGTTCATGGACATGCTGTTCCCTGGCTGTATCCTGCTGAAGAAGGTGAAGTTCCAGGCTCGGCTCGAGCACGAGTACATCCACAACTTCAAAGTGCTGCAGGCAGCCTTCAAGCGCATGAACGTGGACAAG ATAATTCCAGTGGAGAAGCTTGTTAAAGGGAAGTTCCAGGACAACTTTGAGTTTGTCCAATGGTTCAAGAAGTTCTTTGACGCAAATTATGATGGCAAAGACTACGAACCCCAGCTTGCCCGACAGGGTCAAGATGTCACGCCACCACCCTTTCCAG GGCCACAGCGGACGTCGCCGACAGCTCCCAAAACCATGCCCACCCCCCAGCGGACTCACAACACCACTGTGGCTGCTGCCATCAGACGGAACCCAGTGGTTGCAAGGAATGGAGGCGGGGATGCGGAGATCATGGAACTGAATCAGCAG CTAATGGATCTGAAGCTTACGGTAGACGgactggagaaagagagagatttctACTTCAGCAAACTCCGAGACATCGAGCTCATCTGCCAGGAGCATGAGAGCGAAAACAACCCCGTCCTCGCCAAGATTGTCGACATTCTTTACGCCACAGAG GATGGCTTTGCCCCCCCAGAGGATGAAGAAGTTGACGAGCAGCCACACGATCAGGATGAATACTGA